The Sphaerochaeta globosa str. Buddy region TTCTCGGCAAGGAAATGGGTCACCGAAGACTCGCGAATGACCATGTGCATACCCTTGCGCAGCTTTTCAACCACTTCTTGGTGGTCATAGCTCTCATGGTCGAGTCTTACTCCCCCGCACAAGTATCCATTGAGGTCGTTGCCGCGTGCCATGGGTGCACATCCAAAAATCGGAAGTCGGTTTTTATATGCAAGCGAGAGGGCACCCAAGGTATCCTCGTCCAACTCCTGCACCGCTTCCCTCACCGTTTCCCACACACCGAAGCACTCAGGCCACTGTTGTACCTGCTCATGAATCTCAGGGTTGAAATTGCAAGAGATTGTTGAGGTTGGAAATGTGTAGGGTGTCTTGTAGGGGGCTCCCCAGAAGACTTTCAACGGGCTTTGCTTAATCTCGGCAAACACCTCTTTCAGGCCTTCCAGTCCTGAGACGGAGATATACTCGTCAAGACCGGAGACCATGCTGGTGGTTCCTGAGGGGACAATTGCTTTTGCAAAGCTGGTGATGCTGAGTTTGCTGCATTCGCTGTGGATATGACCGTCTATGAGGCCGGGGACCAAATAGGAACCCGATGCATCGATAACCTGGGTCTTTGGACCCCGGTACGCTGATACATCTCCTACAGCAACAATCATGTCTTGGAAAATGGCTACATCCGCCGGGTAGATTTCACTAGTCATGACATTGACCAGGTTCCCGTTCAGGATGACTGTATCGGCAGGAGTCAATGCGCGCCCTGCGCGTATGAGCTGCCTCAAATTCTCAATCGTTCGTTCCATCGTGAATCCTCCAATCAATCAAAATTCAGATACTCCGGCCTTTTTGGCAAACCAGGCTTCCCGTCCTGCAGTGGGTATCCAGACGAATGGTGTAAGGTTGAAGGTATTGCTACAAATCAGGCTTCCCGTCCTGCTCCAACTCTTTCGGAATTTTGTGGATTGGTACGTACAAGGCGGCACACAGCCACGAACCAGGCCTCCCTCGCTGCTTGTAAGTTGTATATTGGATGTGAGAAACAGCGGCTTCATATCAACGATACGGACCAGGCTTCCCGCCCTGCATCTCCGCTGCCACGGAATTATATGATTATTCTTTGAACAGGTTTAACGATTTGTAAAGAAAAAGTATTCAATTTTTAGATAATGGGAAGTTTTTTGCTCCACCAAAGACATACAAAATAGACAATCAGTACAGATTGCCCTACCTTTGACTAAGCGATGCACCTTCTTGGAAAGATTAAACCCACCCCTCTTGTTCCAAGAGTTCATCCAGATGATCCAACAACCGGGTTATCGCCTTCAGTTGGTCGGCATGGCCAATGCTCTGGGTGAGCTCTTTGATATCCTCATCGAACAGGGGGGGGATGAGTGTACAGGTTGTATGCACCCAGGCTTCTTGACGTTTTTCACCGGGATGAGTCTGATTGTTCAAGGCAAAGAGAATATCAAAATAACTCTCAAGCAAGGCAGCAGTACGATGAATCAGACTTACCTGATCACCTCGTGTCATTGCATGCTCGATCTGTTCATAAAAAGAAGCGGTAAGCTTGCTTCTAAGCAATGGATAATTGTGATTGATGATTGCTTTCTGCAAAGCTTGGGGATAATCAGATTCAAGCAGTTGCTTCAGTGCAGTAAACCTTCCGCTTTCGTCATACAATACCGTTGATGTCTTGATGTTGTGCACAAAGGCTGTGGAATACCCTACCCGAGGCTGATGACCCACCCAGACGCGCTTGATCTCATCTTCGACCCAATCAAGATTGCGGTACATGAGATCAACAAAGGTCCCGTCCTTCAGCTGCATCTCATCACCGGGGCCGAAATAGTCATTCGCCAATTCAGCCTTGGATGCAAAAGTATCTGCCAATTCTTGGCGGAAGGCCATTGGTATCGGTTCTTTGCTGTACACATAGAGGTCGTAATCCGACAGCTCATCAGAACCGAGACCGGTTCTGGAACCTGCAAGAGCAAGAGCTTGGAGAGCAGGGTGTGCAGACAGAGCTGCAATAAAAGATTCAATCATAGGCCTATGGTGCCATAGAATATCAGAAGAGAGAAGCTTTACCTTCAGAATCCAGACATCCTTCAGGCATCCAATGACGCTAAGGTAGGGCTTCAACTGCCTTGGCGATATCCACACCATACCGATAGGT contains the following coding sequences:
- a CDS encoding DUF4037 domain-containing protein; protein product: MIESFIAALSAHPALQALALAGSRTGLGSDELSDYDLYVYSKEPIPMAFRQELADTFASKAELANDYFGPGDEMQLKDGTFVDLMYRNLDWVEDEIKRVWVGHQPRVGYSTAFVHNIKTSTVLYDESGRFTALKQLLESDYPQALQKAIINHNYPLLRSKLTASFYEQIEHAMTRGDQVSLIHRTAALLESYFDILFALNNQTHPGEKRQEAWVHTTCTLIPPLFDEDIKELTQSIGHADQLKAITRLLDHLDELLEQEGWV